The region AAATCAGTAAGCAGTAGGGCTTGATCCTTATTGCTCAGACTGACCGCACTTCCTGTGGCTTGATGCAGTACTAAAAACTGCTCTTCACTGAAGGTATACTTTTCAAAAGCATGTATCCCTATCCAGAGTATTACAGATGCGAGACTGAGATGCAGCATCCAGTTGGGCTTTTTTAAGTAAAAACGTTCCTTTTTACTTCTTTTAAAATAAGGAACTACAAACAAAACCAAACCAAACAGAGCTGTATATATCAAAATGGTTTCCCACCAGGTGATGTAGATGTCTGTTATGATAAATGCATCCCAAGAGCTGATTGCAGCAACGGTTTCCATTATAAATTCCAGTAGTACATTTATAGCAGTCGTTAGCCAGTCGGTAGGAAGCCCGATCAACAATAAAAGAATCAACAACAACGCAGCACCTATAATGAATGGCAATAAGGGCAGCAGTAGCAGGTTACCAAGAATAAACAAGCCTGGAAACTGATGAAAATAAAACAGGCTCACTCCTGCTACTCCTATTTGAGCTGCAATAGTAACGGTACATATGCTCCAGAAAAAATCTTTGACCTTATTGGGCCAAGTCCATAATCCAGCCAGTACAGGCTGTATCAATACAATAGAAAATACCGCCATATAACTCAACTGAAAACCCACCTGAAACAGCAATCGTGGATCATAAACCAATAACACAAAAGCAGATAAGGTCAAACTGTGATAAACCGATCCTTTGCGTTTGAGGTTCATACCTATGGCCACAAAAGAAAACATAGTTACTGCTCGCATGATGGATGGTGACATTCCGGTGAGTAGAGCAAAGCACCATAGAAGAACAATAAGAACAGCACTTTGAATCCAGCGACCGTATTTGAGTCGCAAGATACTTTGAGTGAGAAATCTTAGAATCAATAGAATGATTCCAACATGCAAACCACTTAAAGCGAGAATATGTATCACCCCTGCATCTCTAAAGCTTTTGGTGAGCTCGGGATCAACATTCTGTCGTTGTCCTAAAACCAAAGCTTCTATCATCGCACGAGGACGCTCTTTTAAACTGGATGCCGTTAGTTCCTTTAGAATGGTATTTCTGACACCCAAGAGCACATCTGCTCTTTCAGGACCCCTCTCATCACTCCATATACGAGTTGGATCTGCATAAATCTGACCATAGACATCAATAGACTTCAAATAGGCTCTGTAATCAAAATCACCTGGGTTACGTGCAAATGCTGGTAAACCTATATGCTCATAAACCACTAGCCTATCGCCTACCTGGTAACCTAAACTGTCAGATCTTTTAAATAACACCAATGCTTTTCCTGAAACCTCTTGCTGCCCCAAAAACAATACCTCAGCATAAAAACGATCATTAAATGTATTGGAAGTCAATCGTTGTTTTAGCTCAAGAGAAATAACTTGGTCTTCACCTTGTACCCGCTTATTAATAAAATGATTACTTGTTAGCTGATTACGGTACTGCAGATGAATTCCTCCTAGAAAAAAGAAAAAGCAGTAAACAGCTACTGCAAAGAATGTTTTTGAAAAAAATGAATACTTGTTGATGAGCAAGGAAAATAAGGCGATCAAAAAAGATATGCCCAAGCAGTATAGATAAGCCTCTGCAGGGAATTCTATACCCCTAGAAAAAATAATTCCTGCGATAAGAAAAAATAAAATTCTATAAAATGGATAATCAAGCCAGCGCATGATTAAATATACCTAATCTATTTTAATCGATTCTTCCAGCTCTTAAGAAAGCATCTATCCAATAGGCTTCGTTCAAAGTAGACGTCATCACACCTCTCGATGTAGTGGAATGTATGAATTCAATTTCTCCAGGAGTTACTCTTGTAATCAGTGCAACATGATTGACCTGTCGCTTGTTTTTACCAGTGGCAAAGAATAGAAAATCTCCCTTCCTCACCTGATCCAGATCCAGCGCATCAGCTTTTAAATAAATAGAACGGCTGCTCCGCGGTATACTTTTGCCAGCTTCTTCAAAAGCCGTAGAAATCAAACCACTGCAATCCATTCCTTTTGCAGTAGTGCCTCCATAACGGTATTTCACTCCTTTATATCGCATCGCATTTTCCACTATTTGGTCTATAAAAGGAGTGCTTTCTGCATAGGGCTTGTCATTTGATTCTACCTCCAGTTGCACTTCTTCTATTTCCTCTATCTCCGTTTCGTCGCCATATGTTGTAGGGCTTTTATAAACACCGGCTCTCGGTGCCTTTACAGCTTCCTTTTTAGTTGTAATTACGCTAGGCCTAGAACTTCCACAAGAAGTTAGTCCTAAGGAAAGCAGTAAGACTACTGACGATAAAACTATAGAAACAGATTTTTTATTGCTGTTGTTTTGCTTTCTATTTGTTCCGCTTTCGCGAAAGCGGAATAAAAAAAAACTGATGCCATACTTGCGATAAGAAAGTGGAATGATTAAACGCATACTACCCGTTAAATTTCAAAATATTGTGTATAAAATTAGAATTCCTTTTAGGTCCAACCAAAGTAAAACATACCAGCATAACATCTGTTAGAATTCTATATTTATGGAGAATAAGACAGAAAAGAACTGATTTGTAAACGACATATAGATATTTTATTGTTGTAATTTCTTTATATCTGCATATATCATACCAGCGGTATTCTCACTGGCTCCAATGCCCCCTAACTTTTTTTCCAATTCATAATAATCTGCAAAAATGCGGTTGCGCTGCGTAGGATTGAGGATTAGATCCAATTCTTTTTGCAGTGTTTTCTTGTTGAAGTGCGACTGTATCAACTCCGTAACTACTGGTTGATCCATGATAAGGTTTACCAGTGATATGTAATCCAGTTTGACAATACGTTTAGCAATGTTATAGCTTATGGAACTTCCCTTATAACAAACTACTTGAGGCACTTTAAAAAGTGCGGTTTCCAGCGTTGCCGTTCCTGAGGTAACTAATGCCGCATGGCATAAACTCATCAAATCATAGGTGCGGTTCATGACTAAAGTTACCGGATAGTCCTTGAGGTAACCGCTATAAAAAGACTCGTCCTGACCTGGTGCTCCAGCGATAATGAATTGGTAACCTGGATAACGATCTACCATTTCCAGCATGACGCTCAACATTTTTTTAATTTCTTGTTTACGACTTCCTGGCAACAGTGCAATTAAGGGTCTGTCATCCAGGTGGTAAGTAGCAAGGAATTTAATATGATCTACGGTCTTTCTTTGCGCGATGGCATCAATTAAGGGATGCCCTACAAAGTGAACTGGGAATTGATGTTTTTGCTCGTAAAAATCCTTTTCAAATGGTAAAATCACATACATCTGATCAACATCCCTTTTGATGGCTTTGATGCGACCTTCTTTCCATGCCCATATTTGTGGAGAAATATAATAATGATTTCGGTAGCCTTTGATTTTGGCCCATTTCATGATCCTAAAATTGAACCCCGGATAATCGATATAGATCATCGCATCTGGCTGAAAATCTTCAATATCTTCCTTGCAAATTCTGATGTTTTTAAGAATGGCTTTTAAATTGCTCAACACTTCTACAAAGCCCATAAAGGCGAGCTCTTTATAATGTTTTACAAGGCTTCCACCTTCGGCCTGCATTAAATCGCCACCCCAAAACCGAAACTCTGCCTCTGGATCTTTGTTTTTGAGTTCTTTCATGAGCAACGCCCCATGAAGGTCACCACTCGCCTCACCTGCAATCAAATAATATTTCATAAGCTAGAATTCAAAATATAAAACTGCCAGTGCAGCAAGAATGGTAGCCAGTAATACCCCACGAGCTTCATATGGCTGCACGGGTTTTTTAAATTTCCCAATAGTTGAAGTGAGGAAAAAGAAAAATACCACTAAATTAAGTACGGCCCCTAAACCTATAAGCCCTCCTAAGAAACCTTGGCTATACCCTTCTTTGATGATGTACTCAAAGCCCTTATCTGTTGCAAAATAAACGTACAGATAAGTTCCTATGGTATTGGCAATAAGCCCAAATATAAATCCTTTTAAAATCTTAATTACCAAAATCCCATGTATTTAGTTCGCTTATATAGTGATGTGCGGTAAGATCATATTGGGTAGGAACAATAGAAATGTAATTATGAGCCAGTGCCCATTCATCGGTATCTTCACCTTTATCGTCATTAACAAATTTACCGGTAAGCCAGTAGTAGTCCTTACCATTTGGATTCGTGCGCTTGTCAAATTCTTCCACCCAATAAGCATTTGCCTGACGGCATATTTTTACTCCTTTGATTTCCTCTTTGGTAGCTTTTGGAATATTGACATTAAAAATGACTCCTTTTGCCATTCCTTTCTCTAGAACTTGCTCAATAATTTGTTTTACATACTCCCGAGATGAAGAGAAGTCTGCATCATGAGAATAATCACATAGAGAAAATCCTATGGCTGGAATTCCTTCTATACCTGCCTCCATGGCAGCACTCATCGTACCGCTATAAATCACGTTGATCGCGCTATTACTTCCGTGATTGATACCACTAAGGCATAGATCTGGTTTGCGATCGAGTATTTCATGACTTGCCATTTTCACACAATCTACAGGTGTACCGCTCGTCGTATATTCCTTATGGTCGTAATCGTGTTGTAAAAACTCCTTCACATAAAGCGTGTCGTTGATGGTTATCGCATGACCCATGGCACTTTGCGGGCTATCTGGAGCCACCACGACTACATCACCTAGCTCTCTAGCGATACTTATTAATGTTCTGATTCCTTTTGCGGTAATACCATCATCGTTAGTAACTAGAATGAGTGGTTTCTTTTTATTTTCCATAAGATATTTAAGGTGGTTAAAATTAAGTAAATTAGCCGTACCATGTAAGATTCTTACCTTACTTTAACCTTCTTAAATTGGCACGGTTTTTACATGCATAGAAAGAGACAAATGAAAATCCTTATGAATTTCCTAAAAAACAATTTTATACTGGCAGTTTTTACCCTACTTGTAGCAACAGCTAGCTGTAGTTTTACTAACGATACGGTAGACCCTGGAGATAAAGAAAAAGAACAGTTGCTGGTCAACTTGATTTCCCATGTTTTAAAAAGAAATCACTTTTCTCCAGCAGACTTAACAGATGAATTCTCAAAAGATATTTTTGATAATTACGTCAAAGACCTTGATCCTGGAAAAAGATATTTCCTAGAAAGTGACTATAAAGAATTTCAAGCCTATGAATATTTGATTGATGATCAAATACGTGATAGTAAAGTAGATTTATTCAATCTTACTTATGAAAGACTGCTGCAACGTCAAGAAGAATCTCAAAAGATATTTACAGAATTAATTAAGAAACCATTTGATTTTTCCATTGATGAAAGCATCAATACGGATTATGATAAAATCCCTTATTCAAAAAATAAAAAAGAATTAAAAGACCACTGGAGAAAACTTTTAAAGCTATCTGCTTTAGGAACTTATTACGATAAGGTGGAAGAACAAAAAGAAAATCCAGAAGAAGAGCAAAAGAGTCTTGTGGAATTAGAAAAAGAAACCAGAGCAGAGATTAAGAAATCAATGCTAGAGAACTTTGACCTCACTGACGATGTAGAGCGGTTGGACTATTTCTCTGTTTTTGTAAATACCATCACCACACATTTTGATCCTCACACTAATTTTTTCCCACCACAAACCAAAGATCGTTTTGACACCTCTATGAGTGGAAAGTTAGAAGGAATAGGAGCTAGACTTCAAAAGAAGATGGATTACATCAGTGTGTTAGAAATCATTTCTGGTGGACCGGCATGGAAAAGTGAACTGATTGAAGTAGGAGATAAAATCCTTAAGGTTGCTCAAGAAAACGACACTATGGCTACATCTATTGTAGGTATGAGAATAGGAGATGCGGTAGAACTGATCAAAGGACCTAAAGGAAGTAAAGTAATTCTAACGCTTAAAAAAGTAGACGGCTCTATTGAAGATATAACTCTTACAAGGGATATCGTTCAAATAGAAGAAACTTTTGCTAAGTCGGTTATAGGAAAAGACGATGCTTTTAGATTTGGGTTTATCAATTTACCTAAATTTTATTTTGACATGGAAGACCCTAGTGGGCGTGCTGCTGGTAATGATGTCTCTCAAGAAATTAAAAGGCTCAAGACCGAAGGTATGGACGGACTTATCATAGACCTGAGAAATAACGGCGGCGGTTCTTTAAGAGAGGTGATTGAAATGGCAGGATTATTTGTCGATAAAGGACCTGTAGTACAAGTTGCTTTAAAAGACAAAAGAACACGAACTTTAAGAGATAGCGACAGCGGTGAAATTCTCTGGGAAGGACCTTTAGTTATTATGGTCAATGAATTCAGTGCGAGTGCTAGTGAAATTCTTGCTGCTGCTTTACAAGATTATGACCGTGCAGTGATTATAGGAAGTAAGCAAACCTTTGGAAAAGGAACGGTACAGAATTTTGAAGACTTGAACCAATGGGTACGTAATAATGAATACGGAGACTTAGGAGCTATCAAGTTAACCACCCAAAAATTCTATAGAATTAATGGTGGGAGCACACAACTCGAAGGGGTGAAAAGTGATGTGGTAACCCCTGGAAGATACAGTTATATTTTAGTAGGAGAACGCGACGAGCAGTACCCTCTTCCTTATGATGAAATCCCAAAGGCTGAATATGACAAATTTACTGGTTATGCAAATCTATCCGAGTCCATTAAAAAGGCTCAGAAAAGAGTTGATGCAAATCCAAATTTTAAGCTATTGGATGAAAACGCAAAATGGTTGAGCAATCAAAGAGAAGATAATAACATTACTTTAAATTTTACCGCTTACAAAGAGCGTTTAGACCGCCTTGAAAAAGAAACAGAAAAATTTGAATCTTTATCTGACTATAAGAACACTTTAGATTTTGACATGCTCGCCTATGAGAAAGCATTAGTTAAAACTGACAGTGCTTTAGGAGACAAACGTGAAGCATGGATAAAGAATCTTAAAAAAGATGTTTATGTGGAAGAAGCTGTAAATGTTCTTAAGGATCTGCGCATGAATAATATCAAAAATGACAACAAGACTAAATGGAGTGTTAAGGACTAATGTCTTTTAAAACCACATCATTAAGTTCTCTAGCGCTCCAGAAGTTTAAAAAAAACTTCTGGGGCGTTTTGAGTTTTCTTATTATTCTATTTTATGCATTAGTTGCCATATTTGCATACGTCATAGCTCCAGACGATACGCAATACGCAAACCAAATGCACATTTCTATACATTCCCAACCACCAGGTTTTACTGTGGATATGTTAGCTCTTCCCTCAACTACCGCCGAAACTAGTTTTTGGGACTGGTGGAATGGAAAAAAATCTACCCTGCAAGAAATCCCTTATGCCGATTTAAAAATCGAGAAGGGCACTATTTTCTACCGGCCTTTTGATGTGGACGGTAAGGAACTCTCTTTTGTAGATGCAAATTTTAGCGTTGATAAGGATCTGGAATTGTCTCGCTTTCGCGAAAGCTACACCTCACAAAAAACATTTCTATTAGGTACCGACAAATATGGTCGTGATCTATTAAGTCGCATGATGATAGGGACGAGAATAAGTATCTCTATTGGTTTTGTAGCGGTGTTGATCTCCTTACTTATAGGTGTTTTTTTAGGAGCTATTTCAGGGTATTACGGCGGTAAAATAGATGCTGCCATCATGTGGCTGATCAATGTAACCTGGTCCATACCTACTTTACTGATGGTTATCGCTATTAGCATCGCATTAGGAAAAGGCTTTCTCACTGTTTTTATTGCAGTAGGGCTTACCATGTGGGTAGAAGTGGCACGTGTGGTGCGTGGACAGATGATTGTAGCCAAAGAATACCAATACGTAACCGCAGCAAAAGCTTTAGGCTTTGATAATTTTAGAATTATCACCCGACATATTTTACCTAACATCATGGCACCAGTCATTGTCATTAGTGCAGCAAATTTTGCAGCTTCCATACTTATAGAAAGTGGCTTGAGCTTTCTAGGATTAGGCGCACAACCACCAATGCCCAGTTGGGGCAGTATGATTAAAGATCATTATCAGTACATCATTCTTGACAAGGCTTATCTTGCCATAGTGCCAGGAATCGCAATCATGACTTTAGTAATGGCATTTATGCTCTTAGGAAATGCACTGCGAGACGCACTGGATGTAAAAACAAGTTAAATGAGAAAATACGTTTACCCATTAATCATTCTTGTCTGCGCAGCAGCTTACTATTTTTATGAGAATAAAGCTGTTAGCATCTATTCAAAAGAAAACCGCTCTCCAGAAGAACTTCTGAATGCTGATGTAAATGGTCGTGGGGCTAACTCCTTATCTCGAAAAGATTTCTTGCCCACATCTAAAAACCAAATTGTAAATCACCACACCTACAGTCTTTCTTATAACGAACAACACGAGCAAGCCGAATGGACGGCACATGTTTTAAGAGCTTCAGACATAATCAGTAGGGATTATAAAAGACCTTATTTTGAAATTGATGATCAAGTAACCACCGGTGCCGCTCACTGGCGCAATTACAAAAAGAGTGGTTATGACAAAGGACATCTCGTTCCTGCCGGCGATAGAAAATCAACCCAAGCCGCTTATGACGAAACTTTTTTAACCTCTAACATAAGTCCGCAGAGGCATGATTTTAATGCGGGTATCTGGAATACATTAGAACAAAAAACCAGGTATTATGCCCAGCGTTATGAGGAGCTTTATGTGATTACCGGTCCTGTCTTAAAAGAAGGTTTAAAATCTATAGGCACAGAAAAGGTATCGGTTCCAGAACAGTATTATAAAATCCTATATCGCTACGATGCTAATGGAGGTAAAATGCTCGCTTTTTTAATGCCGCATCAAGACACTAATACATCGATCTATGATTTTATCAGCAGTGTGGATGAGATCGAGAGATTAACTGGTACTGATTTTTTTTACCAACTTCCTGATGCTATTGAAAATCGATTAGAAGCTGGAAAAAGTGCTAAGGGCTGGTAGTCCTATTGTTATTGATGGTATGCTTTGATAGCAACAGCAGCTATATCATTTGTTGATTTAACAATAACCGCAGGATCCAACCATTAGATAAGTTACTCAAATCGCATCGCCTTTACAGGGCTGATTTTACTGACGATCAAAGTAGGAATAATTAAAGCGATTAGACATACTACAAAAGTTCCTAAATTCAAGGCGATCACTTGCCACCACGAGATATAAACTGGCATCTCCGTCACATGGTAAGACTGAGGATCTAAGGTCAACGGACTGAAATAGAATTGAATTCCTATCAACCCTAAACCGATGACATTTCCTATCAACAGTCCTTTGAACACCAGATTCATGGCGTTATAAAGAAAGATCTTGCGCACCGTCCAGTTAGAGGCCCCTAAAGATTTGAGAACCCCAATCATGTTAGTACGGTCCAGAATAAGAACCAGTAATGCGGTAATCATATTTATAATTCCTACGATAAGAATGATCCCTATTATTCCAAAAATATTCCCATCTAATAATGCCAACCATTGAAAAATTGCTGGTAGTTCTTGTTCAATGGTTCTTGCGTTTAATTCTGAAGGCGTATTCAATTGGATCGCTCTTCCCACTTCATTAAGTCGATCAAAATCATTGATGAATATTTCAAACTTTCCTATCTGGTCGGCGTCCCATTTATTGATGCGCTGTATATT is a window of Nonlabens sp. MB-3u-79 DNA encoding:
- a CDS encoding ABC transporter permease; this encodes MSFKTTSLSSLALQKFKKNFWGVLSFLIILFYALVAIFAYVIAPDDTQYANQMHISIHSQPPGFTVDMLALPSTTAETSFWDWWNGKKSTLQEIPYADLKIEKGTIFYRPFDVDGKELSFVDANFSVDKDLELSRFRESYTSQKTFLLGTDKYGRDLLSRMMIGTRISISIGFVAVLISLLIGVFLGAISGYYGGKIDAAIMWLINVTWSIPTLLMVIAISIALGKGFLTVFIAVGLTMWVEVARVVRGQMIVAKEYQYVTAAKALGFDNFRIITRHILPNIMAPVIVISAANFAASILIESGLSFLGLGAQPPMPSWGSMIKDHYQYIILDKAYLAIVPGIAIMTLVMAFMLLGNALRDALDVKTS
- a CDS encoding C40 family peptidase, coding for MRLIIPLSYRKYGISFFLFRFRESGTNRKQNNSNKKSVSIVLSSVVLLLSLGLTSCGSSRPSVITTKKEAVKAPRAGVYKSPTTYGDETEIEEIEEVQLEVESNDKPYAESTPFIDQIVENAMRYKGVKYRYGGTTAKGMDCSGLISTAFEEAGKSIPRSSRSIYLKADALDLDQVRKGDFLFFATGKNKRQVNHVALITRVTPGEIEFIHSTTSRGVMTSTLNEAYWIDAFLRAGRID
- a CDS encoding ComEC/Rec2 family competence protein, whose amino-acid sequence is MRWLDYPFYRILFFLIAGIIFSRGIEFPAEAYLYCLGISFLIALFSLLINKYSFFSKTFFAVAVYCFFFFLGGIHLQYRNQLTSNHFINKRVQGEDQVISLELKQRLTSNTFNDRFYAEVLFLGQQEVSGKALVLFKRSDSLGYQVGDRLVVYEHIGLPAFARNPGDFDYRAYLKSIDVYGQIYADPTRIWSDERGPERADVLLGVRNTILKELTASSLKERPRAMIEALVLGQRQNVDPELTKSFRDAGVIHILALSGLHVGIILLILRFLTQSILRLKYGRWIQSAVLIVLLWCFALLTGMSPSIMRAVTMFSFVAIGMNLKRKGSVYHSLTLSAFVLLVYDPRLLFQVGFQLSYMAVFSIVLIQPVLAGLWTWPNKVKDFFWSICTVTIAAQIGVAGVSLFYFHQFPGLFILGNLLLLPLLPFIIGAALLLILLLLIGLPTDWLTTAINVLLEFIMETVAAISSWDAFIITDIYITWWETILIYTALFGLVLFVVPYFKRSKKERFYLKKPNWMLHLSLASVILWIGIHAFEKYTFSEEQFLVLHQATGSAVSLSNKDQALLLTDLHVMDTTRAVISLERLKNIENHRGKKLSIADLQSMVHYKDAQLVVISENGVYDTSIKNANVLLSHSPKINIERLILDTQPKMIIADGSNYRHLIEAWKVTCDQRNIRFLNTYEEGAVAVD
- the surE gene encoding 5'/3'-nucleotidase SurE, translating into MENKKKPLILVTNDDGITAKGIRTLISIARELGDVVVVAPDSPQSAMGHAITINDTLYVKEFLQHDYDHKEYTTSGTPVDCVKMASHEILDRKPDLCLSGINHGSNSAINVIYSGTMSAAMEAGIEGIPAIGFSLCDYSHDADFSSSREYVKQIIEQVLEKGMAKGVIFNVNIPKATKEEIKGVKICRQANAYWVEEFDKRTNPNGKDYYWLTGKFVNDDKGEDTDEWALAHNYISIVPTQYDLTAHHYISELNTWDFGN
- a CDS encoding DNA/RNA non-specific endonuclease, with protein sequence MRKYVYPLIILVCAAAYYFYENKAVSIYSKENRSPEELLNADVNGRGANSLSRKDFLPTSKNQIVNHHTYSLSYNEQHEQAEWTAHVLRASDIISRDYKRPYFEIDDQVTTGAAHWRNYKKSGYDKGHLVPAGDRKSTQAAYDETFLTSNISPQRHDFNAGIWNTLEQKTRYYAQRYEELYVITGPVLKEGLKSIGTEKVSVPEQYYKILYRYDANGGKMLAFLMPHQDTNTSIYDFISSVDEIERLTGTDFFYQLPDAIENRLEAGKSAKGW
- the lpxB gene encoding lipid-A-disaccharide synthase encodes the protein MKYYLIAGEASGDLHGALLMKELKNKDPEAEFRFWGGDLMQAEGGSLVKHYKELAFMGFVEVLSNLKAILKNIRICKEDIEDFQPDAMIYIDYPGFNFRIMKWAKIKGYRNHYYISPQIWAWKEGRIKAIKRDVDQMYVILPFEKDFYEQKHQFPVHFVGHPLIDAIAQRKTVDHIKFLATYHLDDRPLIALLPGSRKQEIKKMLSVMLEMVDRYPGYQFIIAGAPGQDESFYSGYLKDYPVTLVMNRTYDLMSLCHAALVTSGTATLETALFKVPQVVCYKGSSISYNIAKRIVKLDYISLVNLIMDQPVVTELIQSHFNKKTLQKELDLILNPTQRNRIFADYYELEKKLGGIGASENTAGMIYADIKKLQQ
- a CDS encoding carboxy terminal-processing peptidase encodes the protein MKILMNFLKNNFILAVFTLLVATASCSFTNDTVDPGDKEKEQLLVNLISHVLKRNHFSPADLTDEFSKDIFDNYVKDLDPGKRYFLESDYKEFQAYEYLIDDQIRDSKVDLFNLTYERLLQRQEESQKIFTELIKKPFDFSIDESINTDYDKIPYSKNKKELKDHWRKLLKLSALGTYYDKVEEQKENPEEEQKSLVELEKETRAEIKKSMLENFDLTDDVERLDYFSVFVNTITTHFDPHTNFFPPQTKDRFDTSMSGKLEGIGARLQKKMDYISVLEIISGGPAWKSELIEVGDKILKVAQENDTMATSIVGMRIGDAVELIKGPKGSKVILTLKKVDGSIEDITLTRDIVQIEETFAKSVIGKDDAFRFGFINLPKFYFDMEDPSGRAAGNDVSQEIKRLKTEGMDGLIIDLRNNGGGSLREVIEMAGLFVDKGPVVQVALKDKRTRTLRDSDSGEILWEGPLVIMVNEFSASASEILAAALQDYDRAVIIGSKQTFGKGTVQNFEDLNQWVRNNEYGDLGAIKLTTQKFYRINGGSTQLEGVKSDVVTPGRYSYILVGERDEQYPLPYDEIPKAEYDKFTGYANLSESIKKAQKRVDANPNFKLLDENAKWLSNQREDNNITLNFTAYKERLDRLEKETEKFESLSDYKNTLDFDMLAYEKALVKTDSALGDKREAWIKNLKKDVYVEEAVNVLKDLRMNNIKNDNKTKWSVKD